TGCGGCCACAAGATTCTCATTCCCGGCTGGCTCGAGTTCGCTCCGATTCCGAACTATCACGGAGCCTTCGGAATGTTCGGCGACAGCAAACCGATGCTCGTCATCCTGGCGGTGATCGTGCTGGTACTGTTCTGGTGGAGCTTTCGCGAGGCCGCGCTGCGTTCGCGTCTGGTGTGTGTTGCGTTCGGCATGATCGTCGGCGGCGCGCTCGGCAATGTGATCGATCGCTTGCACTACGGCTACGTCATCGACTTCATCGATTTCTACCGCTTTCCGCAGATTTGGCGCTTCACGTTCAACCTCGGCGACTCGTGCATCACCGTGGGCGTCGTTCTGCTCTTGATCGCGAGCCTTGTCCGACCACGCCGTCACGCCTGAGGAGGCGGGAACCCGCGCCGACGTGATCGTCGCGCGCCTCTCCGGCGCGACACGTTCGCTGGTGGCCGATGCGGTCAAGCGCGGCAACGTCCGCGTCAACGGCGTCCCCGTCAAAGCCAGCCATCCGCTCGAGAGCGGCGATCTGCTCGTGTACGACGTCCAGCCGCGCGAAC
The Candidatus Baltobacteraceae bacterium genome window above contains:
- the lspA gene encoding signal peptidase II → MSRLRTFNATLIIVLTAAIVFALDQWSKHLITARIYFDARCSPWCGHKILIPGWLEFAPIPNYHGAFGMFGDSKPMLVILAVIVLVLFWWSFREAALRSRLVCVAFGMIVGGALGNVIDRLHYGYVIDFIDFYRFPQIWRFTFNLGDSCITVGVVLLLIASLVRPRRHA